In the Desulfuromonas sp. DDH964 genome, ACCTCGGCGACGGCGGCGCTGCTGCGAAAGGTTTCGATCTTCTGGATGCGGCTGCCGGCATAGAGAACGGTGATCAGGCTCTCCCGGCCGCGGGCGAGCTGTAGCAGCTCGCGGGCGAAGGCCTCCCGCAGCGGCTGCCGGTCGGTCGAATCGGAGACATCGACCCCGACCAGGAGGTTGAGCCGCTGGCGCTTGCGGATGCCCGGGGTGGTATGCGCGAAGCGCCGATGCTCGCGTTTCCAGGTTGAGCGCCGTCCGACCCGGCCGGCAGTGGCGACGAATTGCCGCAATACCTGGCGCCAGGGGATGATCGGCGGCGCCAGCCACCCGGCCACCAGCTGCCGCACTTCCCCCGGCACCTCGCCCCGGCTTGCCCGCCAGGCCTCCCGCACCAGGCCGCGCACCACCTCCTCGCCGAGCGGTGCCGGGGTGCTGTCCGCCTCGGCCCAGGCGCGGTGGTCGTCGATGGTTTGCGCTGAGGCCAGGGGGTCCGCTAACGGCCGCTCGCCGGCCGCATCCGCCTGTTGGTAGCTGCCGGCGTCGCGGGCGGCATTGCCGTACCCCTCCCCGTCCAGGTTGCCGCTATCGTAGGGGCGGGTCACCAGCCGGTAATATTCCTCGGCCGCCAGCCTTGCCGGCAACCCCAGCCGTTCGGGGGTGATCGCCGCAAGGGGGAGGTTGGCGATGCCGGGGTTGATCGCCAGGTCGCAGGCGATGTCCCAGCTCTGGCTGTGACGCTCCTTGCGGCGCAGCGGATGCAGGTGCAGGACATGCTTGAGGACATGTTCGAGAAGCGCCTGCTGCTCTGGCGCGCTATAGCCGGCGAAGGCGGGCGGACAGACCGCGAGGGTCGGGACGCCGCCGCGGATCGTCACCCCCAGCGCCTGCGGTCCCGGCCCGAGTTCGCGCCGGAAGGGGAGCAGGAAGTGGCCGTAGAAGGGACGCTCCTTGAGCAGCCGCACGATGGCGCTGCGCACCCCTTCCAGTCCCGTTACCGCCTCACTGCTCATCGCTCATGGCTCGGTTGTCAGCATTCGCCACTGATCGCTGCGATCGCCTCGAAGACCACCGCATCGTACTTGTCCTGGGTAATTGCCGCCGCCACTGCCGGGATTCGCGCCAGCGATTTCACCAGCCCGAAGCGCTGGTCACGGGGGAGGACGGCAATATAGGCGACCAGGTTGGCCTCGCGCGCGGCGGTCAGTTCCAGCCCGCCGTCGAGGGTGACGACCACATCGCTCTGCGTCACCGCCTGCAGATCGTCGCGCTGGGCCGCCACCCGGGCGGCCACTTCGGGCCAGCTGTCGAGCACTTCGAGCGCCGTTACCGGGCGTTCACGCTGTTCGTGACACCAGCGCAGGAAGATGACCGCCGCTTCCTTGCCGACGATACCGGCATAGACCTCCATCTCCAGTTCCGCCGGGAAGCGACAGGAGCGCCGCAGGATACTGACCATCTCCCAGGCGCGTTCGGTCGGTTCGACCGGCAGTTCGAAGGGCTGGTCCTGCCGGGCCAGCAGATGGGTGTTGGCACCGAGGAACTGGCAGACCTCCGTGTCGAGCCGCCGTTCCCGGGCATAGCGCGCCCAGCAGGCGTAGTCGCTCTCGACCTGGAGGATGACCATGCGGTCGAGAAGCGCCCGATCGAGGGTCGCGACCTGGTAGCTGCCGTCCGGGGGATTGATGGAGACCACCACCTTGTGACGGGGATGCAGGGTGTGGGTGTGCAGGGCGCGGCGCTCTCCT is a window encoding:
- a CDS encoding vWA domain-containing protein: MSSEAVTGLEGVRSAIVRLLKERPFYGHFLLPFRRELGPGPQALGVTIRGGVPTLAVCPPAFAGYSAPEQQALLEHVLKHVLHLHPLRRKERHSQSWDIACDLAINPGIANLPLAAITPERLGLPARLAAEEYYRLVTRPYDSGNLDGEGYGNAARDAGSYQQADAAGERPLADPLASAQTIDDHRAWAEADSTPAPLGEEVVRGLVREAWRASRGEVPGEVRQLVAGWLAPPIIPWRQVLRQFVATAGRVGRRSTWKREHRRFAHTTPGIRKRQRLNLLVGVDVSDSTDRQPLREAFARELLQLARGRESLITVLYAGSRIQKIETFRSSAAVAEVYHGGGFTDLRPVFAYARTMQPRPAAVIYLTDGFGAAPQEMEFPTLWVLTRDGQRPVPWGVELRLDT